Within the Candidatus Poribacteria bacterium genome, the region AAACTAAAGACAAGGATTTTGTTCATTACAAAGATCGCCGTTGGATGAAGATAAAAGAATTATTTCGATAATTCCGAACCATTGGCTGTCGATCAAAGGCACTCCTCAATCCTGTGAATCCTAAAATCTTGCAAATCCTGATTCAGACAATTAAAAAGATTCAATCAGATCAACGGCTGTTGTCAAGCCGTCTTCTGCTTCTATCTGTTCTCCTAAAACCTGAGCACGCGTAGTCATCTTGGGGGTTTCCAGAGCTTGCTGGATCCGTTTCGCCAAGCGTTCAGCGGTAAGGCTGCGGCGATGCAGGTGCCGCGGTGCCACGCCTAAGTCCGATAGGCGTTTCCCCCAATACGGTTGATCTGCGTGGTGTGCAACAACAACAGACGGCACTTTGGCACGACACACGGATGCCGTTGTTCCAGCGCCACCGTGGTGCACAACGCAGCAACCCTTCGGAAACAGCCACTGGTGTGGCACATACTCCGTGCAGAAGATATCCGGTAGGGCCTCTTCCATGCCAAGTTGCCCCCATCCGGCTTGTATAATCGCACGTTGGTTTATTTTTCTGACAGCGTCAATCAAGATTTCTGTTGTCTCACGTCCATTCGAGCCTCCCATGGAGCCGAACGAAATAATAACAGGTGGTGGACCCTCTGCTATAAAATTGACAAGTTCAGTCGGGGGAATATAGGATGGCGACGCAAGGTGCCATACACCTGTGATTCTGTGATTCGATGGAAAATCAGCAGGAGGACAGATAACAGGAGATGCCGCAATGAGATTCAAGTAGGGTGAATACATCTCATCTAAAACCACTGAATGCCTCGGTTTTCCGCCAACGGATGCAATAAATTGATTAAAAAGCGTATCCACACTTGCTGAAAGGCGGAGTTCTGCCAATTTCCATACAATAGCGTTAAAGGTGCGTCCCCAATTCGGAAACGGATGAGGGGCAAAATCAAGGCATTTTATGACACTTGGGCAATACGTCACAGTAAGCCACGGAGTCCCGTTTCGGATCGCAGCTTCTTGGGCGGGGATGTCTATTGAGTGGCAAATAACTAAATCTGCTCCTTCTATTGCAGTGAAGCAGTCGTTATACCACTTTTCACCATGCCTTACGATCCCCTCTTCTACGATAAACCGTAGCATGGCAAGCGGGTCGCGCTTGGGGATAATTGCGTCCATCGCTGCATGAAATTCTGGCAAATCAAAAGACACACCTATCTCATAGAACTCCCCACCAATCTCAAGAATCTTGTCTCTATAAAGGGGCAGGGCGCAGACACACACCTGGTGTCCTCTTTCAAGCAAACGTTTCGATAGTGCCAAGACAGGGTAGACATCCCCCGTTGTGCCCCATCCCACGACGACGATCTTCATTCTTCTTTTGCTCCTACAGTTGTTTGCGTTGCATCCCAAACCAGTTCAACGGGAAGTTTTTTCGTGCATTCCCATCCAATTTTGCACTTGTGCGCGCTACAGGGCCAGCACGGCATATCCCGCCGCACGATAGAAGCGTTTTCACTCAACGGATGCCACGCCACATGATCCGTCGGACCGAAGATTGCGACCGTCGGCACACCCAATGCTGCGGCGAGATGCATCGGACCCGAGTCGTTGCAGACGACCAAGTCGCAACAGGATAGCAATGCTCCTAATTCGCGAATTGTTTCTGGTGCGTGCGTAATAGCAGGGGAGTGCATCGCTTGCTGAATATTATCCGTTAATGCCTCTTCTCCGGGACCCCGCAGAAGGAGTATCGCAGCATTGTAGTGGTGTGCCACTCTATCTGCGAGTTCAGCATACCGCTTTTCGGGCCAGCGTTTATCAAACGAACTGCCGCCAGGATGGATGCCGATGAGAAATGGCTCACCACCGATACCCAAGCACGTAAGCCGCGCCTTCGCGGCAGCGATCTCATCAGGCGACAAATGGAATATAAGTTTTCGCTGACCTTCTCCATTACAGATGAATTGGACGAGTTCTAAGTTTCTGTCAACTTCGTGGGTTTCACCTTTTGGATATTTACCGCGCCACGCGTGTGTGAGGGTGGACTTGAAGCGTTTCTGATAACGTCCTAAACGGTATGGTGCGCCAGAGAGAAAAGCAATGAGATGGGACCACATTGCTGTTTGCATGGCAACGACGAGTTGATATCGCTCCCGACGCAACTCGCTGTAGAATTGGAATTGTGCTAAAAACCCTCGATGTTTTCCATCCCGATCAAAAACGAGAATTCTGTCCACATCGGGATTGCCGATTAGCACAGGTGCATTAAGGGGTCGCGCTAATACTGTGATTTCCGCGGACGGATAGTTCTCTCGCAACAACGAGATCGCCGGGGTCGAGTTCAACAAATCCCCGATCCCGTCAACGCGGATAACGAGTATCTTATTGATGTTAGGAAGCGTGTCCCCCTCGGGTAACATAACTTTTCCCTTGCGTGCGAAGTTAACGTGCTGTTTATTATAACACGAAGCACGGGAAATGGCAAATCTCAAAGCCGTAAACATGGTGCGCACACACATCGTTCGTTGTATCAACACCGATGGATATGGTATATTATAACTATGCATCACAGAGCGTCGCGCACAACTGCAGATAACCAGAAATCCTCAGTCCTCCGTTTCATTTTCGGAACACTCGTCTTCGGTTCGATCCTTATTGTCCTTACCTGTTATTGGATCATCTCTGCAGAAAACCGGGTGGTATGGGAACTGACCGATTTTTCTATCTTTCCGACGGTGCTCTTCACTTTTTTTTTCCTCGCGCTCATCACTCCATTTCTCAAAAAGATTTTCAGAGGTTTCACACCTACAGCGCGCGAACTTGCCCTGACGTATACGATGGTATCCGTGGCTACTGCGCTCGCTGGACACGATATTGTTCGGCAGTTAGTGCCGATGATTGCCAATGCAGGATGGTTTGCAACCCCCGAAAATGAATGGTCAGACCTCTTCTTCCGGTTCATGCCCACATGGCTAACAATCACCGATAGACAGATTCTACAAGGCTACTTCGAGGGTGATGATACGTTTTGGCAGGAACACTACCTAAATGCGTGGATGTGGCCCATTGTGGCATGGAGTGGATTGGTGATTGTTATCCTATTCATGATGCTGTGTGTCAATATTATCATCAGAAGACAGTGGATTGACCACGAGAAGTTGAGTTATCCGTTGACGACACTTCCCATCGAATTACTCGGTAATACGTCTACACTCTTTCGCAATAAATTGTTTTGGCTCGGTTTTGGCATCGCATTTGGTCTGGAGATTCTGGCAGGATTGAACTACCTGTTTCCTGTGATACCTTCCCTGAAAATCAAGTATCAGCTCTACTTTTCTGAACGTCCGTGGAACGCAGTCGGACGTTTGCCTGTCTACGTTTATCCATTTGCGATAGGTTTTGGGTATCTCATGCCGCTGGAATTGTCGCTGTCATTTTGGTTTTTCTATCTGTTTTGGGGTGTGCAACGCGTCTTTTTCAGCGCGACAGGGTGGACAACCGCCATCGGTTTACAAACGGAGCAACGCGCAGGGGCATGGCTTGGCATTGGGACACTCGCCGTGATTACAAGTCGACGACAGATTCTTCAGGTCCTTGGTGGTGTGTTTTCCTTTAGATCCAAAGACGGTTTATACCGCCTTGCTGTTTTTGGATTGATAATTGGCATGGCGTTTGTGTTGGTTTTCTGGTATTTCGCAGGATTGTCGCCGTGGGTGGTACTCGGTTATTTCGGTATCTATTTGGTGTTATGTCTTGGGATGACGCGCATGCGCGCCGAACTCGGCCCCCCGACACATGAACTGCACAATGTGCATCCCGACAGGATTATGTTGCTATTTGCTGGAAGTCGACCGCTGGGTGCGCAGAATCTAACCAACACGACCCTACTCTCATGGCTTGCGTATGGTTACCGATGCCATCCGATGCCGCATCAGTTAGAGGCGTTCAAAATCGGCAGACATTTCCGTTTGAGCGAGAATCGGTTGGTTGTTGCTTTGATTGTGGCATCAATTGTGGGGACAATCATTTCGATTGTTGGGCATGTGGCACTCTATTATGAATACCGGTTTGCACAGTGGGGGGTTGGTGAATTTAACCGCTTGCAAAGTTGGATTATCGCGCCGCGGGCACCAAATTTACCCGCTATCCAGCATATAGTATTTGGCTTCCTGTTCACCGGTGTGTTAACGTTTCTGAAACGTCAATTTTTGTGGTGGCCCCTTTATCCTGTAGGATATGCTGTCGGTAACGGTTGGGCTATTGGTTGGATGTGGTTCTCAATATTTTTGGGATGGCTCTTCAAGCAGTTACTTTTCACAGGTGGCGGGGTACGCGCGTATCGCAAAGCATTGCCGCTATTTTTGGGTTTCGTATTCGGTCAGTTTCTCGCGGGGAGCCTCTGGAGTTTAATTGGTGTCGTCTTGAATATGAACATGTACACGCTTTTCCCATGAGGTAGTGCATCCGAACATAATCTGTGTGCTTCATCGGATGTTCTCAAAGGACCCACAACATATCAGAAGTCCTCTAATGCGTCTGCCTCGGATTCAAAGACGCCTATACTCTGTGTCAGTCCAATAGTATTGAAGATATTTCGGACTTGTGTAGACGGATGCGCAACTCGTAGAGATTGGCCTTTCTCTCGCATCTTCCAAAGCAGTCTGATGATCTCACCGAACCCACTACTTGTGATGAAACTCCGCCGTTCAAAATTAAGTAAAACCTTTTCAGCGTCCTGAACTTCAACGTTGGCGTAAGCCTCACTCAACATAGATTCGGAAGCATCAGTGAGATAGCCTGTAATGTCAAATATTGCGATCTTTCCGTCGTGCCGAATTGAGATTTGAGAATTTGCCCTCACAATTTCCTCCTGTAAGATCAATCCTGAATTCATTAAACCCGATTATTGGTTGCAGTGCAGTCCGTTAATCTTCAGTAAAAGTTCGCTGCAGCGGCGTATGTTCTGGTTGCTTCTGGACAATTGTTCCGTCATCCAAATGAAGCCACGTCTCAAATTGACGCTCGCCTTCCTGTAACGCTATGACGCGTGCGCCGCGCGGAAACCCATCTCTACCGTAAGTATTGTAGCCAGAAGCGCGTCCATAACACAAGCGAATTCCGTGTAAATCTCCCCAGAAATCGTTAACATGTTCGTGTCCGACAAACGTTCCCATGACATCACCGGCTTCGTGCATCGCAGCGAAGAAAC harbors:
- a CDS encoding glycosyltransferase family 1 protein; translation: MKIVVVGWGTTGDVYPVLALSKRLLERGHQVCVCALPLYRDKILEIGGEFYEIGVSFDLPEFHAAMDAIIPKRDPLAMLRFIVEEGIVRHGEKWYNDCFTAIEGADLVICHSIDIPAQEAAIRNGTPWLTVTYCPSVIKCLDFAPHPFPNWGRTFNAIVWKLAELRLSASVDTLFNQFIASVGGKPRHSVVLDEMYSPYLNLIAASPVICPPADFPSNHRITGVWHLASPSYIPPTELVNFIAEGPPPVIISFGSMGGSNGRETTEILIDAVRKINQRAIIQAGWGQLGMEEALPDIFCTEYVPHQWLFPKGCCVVHHGGAGTTASVCRAKVPSVVVAHHADQPYWGKRLSDLGVAPRHLHRRSLTAERLAKRIQQALETPKMTTRAQVLGEQIEAEDGLTTAVDLIESF
- the waaF gene encoding lipopolysaccharide heptosyltransferase II, coding for MLPEGDTLPNINKILVIRVDGIGDLLNSTPAISLLRENYPSAEITVLARPLNAPVLIGNPDVDRILVFDRDGKHRGFLAQFQFYSELRRERYQLVVAMQTAMWSHLIAFLSGAPYRLGRYQKRFKSTLTHAWRGKYPKGETHEVDRNLELVQFICNGEGQRKLIFHLSPDEIAAAKARLTCLGIGGEPFLIGIHPGGSSFDKRWPEKRYAELADRVAHHYNAAILLLRGPGEEALTDNIQQAMHSPAITHAPETIRELGALLSCCDLVVCNDSGPMHLAAALGVPTVAIFGPTDHVAWHPLSENASIVRRDMPCWPCSAHKCKIGWECTKKLPVELVWDATQTTVGAKEE
- a CDS encoding STAS domain-containing protein, translating into MRANSQISIRHDGKIAIFDITGYLTDASESMLSEAYANVEVQDAEKVLLNFERRSFITSSGFGEIIRLLWKMREKGQSLRVAHPSTQVRNIFNTIGLTQSIGVFESEADALEDF